In a single window of the Streptacidiphilus sp. P02-A3a genome:
- a CDS encoding methyltransferase, translating into MSTAQRVTAVPSPTGLPAGAAGAADRLRTLYDRRYDLFHRAFALGLPLDRAEFADREEFAGLAALLVGTGLAETDTEGRLVCRFRITRLGDDFLVTDPPEHQGGDRVLYLSDNESLLRARTLPRCDGLRVLDLGCGSGVQAVAAYRRGAGSVTSVDISPRAVAMTRFNLALNGLPHQDVLRVGLADFQPADGRYDVLVNNPPFVPVPPETRFMTSGAGGVDGLDFVRLLLRRLPELLRPRGTVCLVSLSPGARHLSELESLLLDHAEGRAMALHVTQIFDRPAPIAESLVPFADRADTVAWEAGLVARGYTHMHNLLLTLSPADQPEFHRSVLRPSLDPHPGNKGSVDWDGLNAEIRLALEMAQ; encoded by the coding sequence GTGAGCACCGCCCAGCGGGTGACCGCTGTCCCCAGCCCCACCGGCCTGCCCGCCGGGGCCGCCGGTGCGGCCGACCGGCTGCGGACGCTGTACGACCGCCGGTACGACCTGTTCCACCGGGCGTTCGCACTCGGACTGCCGCTGGACCGGGCCGAGTTCGCGGACCGGGAGGAGTTCGCGGGCCTGGCCGCGCTGCTCGTCGGCACCGGCCTGGCCGAGACCGATACCGAGGGGCGACTGGTCTGCCGGTTCCGGATCACCCGGCTGGGCGACGACTTCCTGGTCACCGACCCGCCGGAGCACCAGGGCGGCGACCGGGTGCTCTACCTCTCGGACAACGAGTCGCTGCTGCGCGCCCGCACCCTGCCGCGCTGCGACGGCCTGCGGGTGCTCGACCTCGGCTGCGGCTCCGGGGTGCAGGCGGTCGCGGCGTACCGGCGCGGCGCCGGATCGGTCACCTCGGTCGACATCTCGCCGAGGGCGGTCGCGATGACCCGCTTCAACCTGGCCCTGAACGGGCTGCCGCACCAGGACGTGCTGCGGGTGGGGCTGGCGGACTTCCAGCCCGCGGACGGCCGCTACGACGTGCTGGTCAACAACCCGCCGTTCGTGCCGGTGCCGCCGGAGACCCGGTTCATGACCAGCGGCGCCGGTGGCGTCGACGGCCTGGACTTCGTCCGGCTGCTGCTGCGGCGGCTCCCGGAGCTGCTCCGGCCGCGCGGCACGGTCTGCCTGGTCTCGCTGTCACCGGGCGCCCGGCACCTGTCCGAGCTGGAGTCGCTGCTGCTCGACCACGCCGAGGGGCGGGCGATGGCGCTGCACGTCACCCAGATCTTCGACCGCCCGGCGCCGATCGCGGAGAGCCTGGTGCCCTTCGCCGACCGGGCCGACACCGTCGCCTGGGAGGCCGGTCTGGTCGCCCGCGGCTACACGCACATGCACAACCTGCTGCTCACGCTCAGCCCGGCGGACCAGCCGGAGTTCCACCGGTCGGTGCTGCGGCCGTCGTTGGACCCGCACCCGGGCAACAAGGGCAGCGTCGACTGGGACGGCCTGAACGCCGAGATCAGGCTGGCGCTGGAGATGGCCCAGTGA
- a CDS encoding acyl carrier protein encodes MSTTDATATADGTLDRVVELWRELFDEPDLRVGPDDNLFTLGASSLLAMTLVARIDREFGTALDLMAVFEDPTPARMAACVEQARAAAPLLEEGDL; translated from the coding sequence ATGAGCACCACTGACGCCACCGCCACCGCCGACGGCACCCTGGACCGGGTGGTCGAGCTGTGGCGGGAGCTGTTCGACGAGCCCGACCTGCGGGTCGGGCCGGACGACAACCTGTTCACCCTGGGCGCCTCGTCGCTGCTGGCGATGACGCTGGTGGCCCGGATCGACCGCGAGTTCGGCACCGCCCTCGACCTGATGGCCGTGTTCGAGGACCCCACCCCGGCCCGGATGGCGGCCTGCGTCGAGCAGGCGCGCGCCGCGGCCCCGCTCCTTGAGGAGGGCGACCTGTGA
- a CDS encoding FMN-binding negative transcriptional regulator: MYVPELYEPADLAAMHAVIRDHPFGLLVLPTDGRQAGVHLPFVLDLDADAGPRGRLRAHLSGANPLAGALEAGAEAMVVFTGPQSYICPDDYASEPHFPTWNYVAVHAYGTPRVLSEQEAFQQLTDLIADQEGRLAPKPPWTLDRAPEGLTDQYRRMITAFELEIDRIEGIFKLGQNKQPEDIAAQAAAFRGRGTDSADTFAGWLESHRTDAGGSHEHH; the protein is encoded by the coding sequence TTGTACGTACCCGAGCTCTACGAGCCGGCCGACCTCGCGGCCATGCACGCGGTGATCCGGGACCACCCCTTCGGCCTGCTGGTCCTCCCGACCGACGGCAGGCAGGCCGGGGTACACCTCCCGTTCGTGCTCGACCTCGACGCCGACGCCGGTCCACGCGGCCGCCTGCGCGCCCACCTGTCCGGGGCGAACCCGCTCGCCGGGGCACTGGAGGCGGGTGCGGAGGCGATGGTGGTGTTCACCGGACCGCAGTCCTACATCTGCCCGGACGACTACGCCTCCGAGCCGCACTTCCCGACCTGGAACTACGTGGCGGTGCACGCCTACGGCACCCCCCGGGTCCTGTCCGAGCAGGAGGCCTTCCAACAGCTCACCGACCTGATCGCGGACCAGGAGGGGCGGCTCGCGCCGAAACCGCCGTGGACGCTGGACCGCGCCCCGGAGGGGCTGACCGACCAGTACCGCCGCATGATCACCGCCTTCGAGCTGGAGATCGACCGGATCGAGGGCATCTTCAAGCTGGGGCAGAACAAGCAGCCCGAGGACATCGCGGCCCAGGCGGCGGCCTTCCGCGGCCGGGGCACCGACAGCGCCGACACGTTCGCCGGGTGGCTGGAGAGCCACCGCACCGACGCCGGGGGTTCCCATGAGCACCACTGA
- a CDS encoding acyl carrier protein, which yields MTVPRLCAPAYELGEFADKVAELPELLAAPELADALTHPDAGFETYWWSEADIVELMSAAARRTLAGSGVAGSEVDTVLVASDSLPRDRSAQRRVAELQEETGTTGATVLTLGLMDCATAMVAVGSAASLVRDGTARNVLVVTGDLADRATGGHRIVAGGAAIASDAAATALVSAVAPGLPVLAMAHHAAPEPGRDTSRQQQLVARIRAHRELFARLEARYPFRRDAVARLLPSNFARNVVRLYLSDVGFTEAQLALGNVGRIAHCLGSDPLVNLADRLAAGPGPGPGDPLGHYLLMGSGISHLGAVLLDARPVPAA from the coding sequence ATGACCGTTCCCCGTCTCTGCGCGCCCGCCTACGAGTTGGGGGAGTTCGCGGACAAGGTGGCCGAGCTGCCGGAACTGCTCGCGGCGCCGGAGCTGGCCGACGCGCTCACCCATCCGGACGCCGGATTCGAGACCTACTGGTGGTCCGAGGCCGACATCGTGGAGCTGATGAGCGCGGCGGCCCGGCGCACCCTGGCCGGTTCCGGTGTCGCCGGGAGCGAGGTGGACACCGTGCTGGTGGCCAGCGACTCGCTGCCCCGGGACCGCAGTGCCCAGCGTCGGGTCGCCGAACTCCAGGAGGAGACCGGGACCACCGGCGCCACCGTGCTCACCCTGGGGCTGATGGACTGCGCCACGGCGATGGTGGCGGTCGGCTCGGCGGCGTCACTGGTGCGCGACGGCACCGCCCGGAACGTGCTGGTGGTCACCGGCGACCTGGCCGACCGGGCCACCGGCGGTCACCGGATCGTCGCCGGAGGGGCCGCCATCGCCTCCGACGCGGCGGCGACGGCGCTGGTCAGCGCGGTCGCGCCGGGTCTGCCGGTGCTGGCCATGGCCCACCACGCGGCCCCGGAGCCGGGCCGGGACACCAGTCGGCAGCAGCAACTGGTGGCCCGGATCCGGGCGCACCGGGAACTGTTCGCCCGGCTGGAGGCCCGGTACCCGTTCCGGCGCGACGCGGTGGCCCGGCTGCTGCCCAGCAACTTCGCCCGCAACGTGGTCCGGCTCTACCTGTCCGACGTCGGGTTCACCGAGGCGCAGCTGGCGCTGGGCAACGTCGGCCGGATCGCCCACTGCCTGGGCAGCGACCCGCTGGTCAACCTGGCCGACCGGCTCGCCGCCGGACCCGGGCCGGGTCCGGGCGACCCGCTGGGCCACTACCTGCTGATGGGCTCCGGGATCTCCCACCTCGGCGCGGTCCTGCTGGACGCCCGCCCGGTGCCCGCCGCCTGA
- a CDS encoding condensation domain-containing protein, translated as MSPETGLAARLAALSPEQLARLRARTSELNDRQLTPGQQRLWEVQRAAPGRPVDVVCQAVRLTGAGVDLDRLAARLREFVQAQEALRTTFETTGDVVRPVAHPRLPPLLRRERCSGEAQAHSRARELAEEPFDLAGGPLLRVVLAEGASPEECWLLVAVHNLVFDAWSFELLLDWLAAPAADDAPAADSAPAADRAPARPFGAFAREQRAWCAGPAGRAAAAYWGAELAAAPAPLPTDRPRRAATGRPGRRLEFSQSAATARGIAEAARSEAATPYAGWLAVLWATLAEFGGTEDTVLGTFTANRDTPEAGEVVGYLLNVLPLRLRDPGDGTHRSRVRAVRAATRAGQRHLGYPGELIARDAGRGLPGAHPLFDAVLVFDNLGQQERRIQGARVATADVDKGTARYDLTFAVHPGADGADCWLEYDTDRYDESTARRLVRRFSAFAERAATPGGSEGDR; from the coding sequence GTGAGCCCCGAGACCGGGCTGGCCGCGCGGCTGGCCGCGCTGAGCCCCGAGCAACTGGCCCGACTACGCGCCCGGACATCAGAATTGAATGATCGTCAACTGACGCCAGGTCAGCAGCGGCTCTGGGAGGTGCAGCGGGCGGCCCCGGGCCGCCCGGTGGACGTGGTCTGCCAAGCCGTGCGGCTCACCGGCGCGGGCGTCGACCTGGACCGACTGGCAGCGCGGCTGCGGGAGTTCGTCCAGGCCCAGGAGGCGCTGCGGACCACCTTCGAGACGACCGGGGACGTCGTCCGGCCGGTGGCGCACCCGCGGCTGCCGCCACTGCTGCGCCGCGAGCGCTGCTCCGGCGAGGCCCAGGCGCACTCCCGCGCAAGGGAGTTGGCCGAGGAGCCGTTCGACCTGGCGGGCGGCCCGCTGCTGCGGGTGGTACTCGCCGAGGGGGCTTCGCCGGAGGAGTGCTGGCTGCTGGTGGCGGTGCACAACCTGGTCTTCGACGCCTGGTCGTTCGAACTCCTGCTGGACTGGCTGGCCGCACCGGCAGCGGACGACGCACCGGCAGCGGACAGCGCACCGGCAGCGGACAGGGCACCGGCACGGCCGTTCGGCGCGTTCGCCCGGGAGCAGCGGGCCTGGTGCGCCGGGCCCGCCGGGCGGGCCGCCGCCGCGTACTGGGGCGCGGAACTCGCCGCCGCCCCCGCGCCGCTGCCGACCGACCGGCCGCGCCGCGCGGCCACCGGGCGCCCGGGCCGACGGCTGGAGTTCAGCCAGTCGGCGGCGACCGCCCGGGGCATCGCGGAGGCGGCCAGGAGCGAGGCGGCCACCCCCTACGCGGGCTGGCTCGCGGTGCTGTGGGCCACGCTCGCGGAGTTCGGCGGCACCGAGGACACCGTGCTCGGGACCTTCACCGCGAACCGGGACACCCCGGAGGCCGGGGAGGTCGTCGGCTACCTGCTGAACGTGCTGCCGCTGCGGCTGCGGGACCCCGGCGACGGCACGCACCGGTCCCGGGTGCGGGCCGTCCGGGCGGCCACCCGGGCCGGGCAGCGGCACCTCGGCTACCCCGGGGAGCTGATCGCCCGCGACGCCGGACGCGGCCTGCCCGGGGCGCACCCGCTGTTCGACGCGGTGCTCGTGTTCGACAACCTCGGGCAGCAAGAACGCCGGATCCAGGGGGCCCGGGTGGCCACCGCCGACGTCGACAAGGGCACCGCCCGCTACGACCTCACCTTCGCGGTCCACCCGGGCGCCGACGGCGCCGACTGCTGGCTGGAGTACGACACCGACCGGTACGACGAGTCCACCGCACGCCGACTGGTGCGGCGGTTCAGCGCCTTCGCCGAGCGGGCGGCCACGCCGGGCGGATCGGAGGGCGACCGATGA
- a CDS encoding MupA/Atu3671 family FMN-dependent luciferase-like monooxygenase, whose translation MDFSLIFFSGDEKNKYRFVLDAADYADRNGFTAIWTPERHFHRFGGLYPNPSVLGAALAMTTQRLKIRAGSVILPLHSPVRVAEEWSVVDNLSRGRAGIALATGFSPVDFAIRPDGWADRRQRTFDAVGTIRELWEGSPVYVQDGLGNHVEVELHPRPTQPQLPIWLTCTKSVETFETAGRLGCNVLTALIDMTNEELEEKLAVYYKALEAHGHDREDTTVTLMLHTFIGTDLDEVRETVWGPFSDYLRSFFTVVDSQKRNLAPGAGVRDISGSEQDELIRFAFDKYFEKGALLGTPDSCSAVVDRFAGMGVNEIACLIDFGVEESLVVESLRHLNELRRRYA comes from the coding sequence GTGGACTTCAGCCTGATCTTCTTCTCCGGTGACGAGAAGAACAAGTACCGCTTCGTCCTGGACGCGGCCGACTACGCGGACCGGAACGGCTTCACCGCGATCTGGACGCCGGAGCGCCACTTCCACCGCTTCGGCGGGCTGTACCCGAACCCGTCGGTGCTGGGCGCCGCGCTGGCGATGACCACCCAGCGGCTGAAGATCCGGGCGGGCAGCGTGATCCTGCCGCTGCACAGCCCGGTCCGGGTGGCCGAGGAGTGGTCCGTGGTGGACAACCTGTCCCGGGGCCGCGCCGGGATCGCGCTGGCGACCGGCTTCAGCCCGGTCGACTTCGCGATCCGGCCGGACGGCTGGGCGGACCGCAGGCAGCGGACCTTCGACGCGGTCGGCACCATCCGCGAACTGTGGGAGGGCTCACCGGTCTACGTCCAGGACGGCCTGGGCAACCACGTCGAGGTGGAGCTGCACCCCCGGCCCACGCAACCGCAACTGCCGATCTGGCTGACCTGCACCAAGAGCGTGGAGACCTTCGAGACCGCCGGACGGCTCGGCTGCAACGTGCTCACCGCCCTCATCGACATGACCAACGAGGAGCTGGAGGAGAAGCTGGCCGTCTACTACAAGGCGCTGGAGGCGCACGGCCACGACCGCGAGGACACCACGGTCACCCTGATGCTGCACACCTTCATCGGCACCGACCTGGACGAGGTCAGGGAGACCGTGTGGGGCCCGTTCAGCGACTACCTGCGGTCGTTCTTCACCGTGGTCGACTCGCAGAAGCGCAACCTCGCGCCCGGCGCCGGGGTCCGCGACATCTCCGGGAGCGAGCAGGACGAACTGATCCGCTTCGCCTTCGACAAGTACTTCGAGAAGGGCGCGCTGCTCGGCACGCCCGACTCCTGCTCCGCCGTGGTCGACCGGTTCGCCGGGATGGGCGTGAACGAGATCGCCTGCCTGATCGACTTCGGGGTGGAGGAGAGCCTGGTGGTGGAGAGCCTGCGGCACCTCAACGAGCTGCGCCGGAGGTACGCGTGA
- a CDS encoding type I polyketide synthase, with protein MTDRSYASEPDGRIAVVGLDCRLPGARSHTEFWRNLLAGADGLSDLGEEQLRASGVTEAEAADPRYVRRAAVVEDADLFDASFFYLSAREAARMDPQLRLFLQSSWSALEHSGHDSERYQGRIGVFAGSLTSTYLLNNVLTGAEGFNGSLSRMRQDPATLMGNDPSHLATRVSYHLNLTGPSISVQTACSTSLVAVHLAVQSLLSAECDVALAGGVALRFPQQSGYLHEPDGISSASGTVRPFDAGADGTVFGNGVGVVVLKRLADAIADGDTVWAVVRGSAVGNDGADRAGYTAPGAAGQAAVLAEALAVADVEPASVSYLEAHGTGTRLGDPIELSAVARAYGDTAERPLTIGSVKGSIGHLSTAAGIAGFIKCVLMLHHRTLVPTAHFTEWNPECRAEGGRFRVGVAAEPWTAGPGPLRCAVTSTGMGGTTAHVVLEEAPPADPADRPLPPAAPVLLLPVSAKSPAALETARAALADWLEAGTAGDGDAGDGDAGDGGAGDGDFGFEDAAHTLAVARRTFNYRAVVTAPDRATAVRALRTADPRFVRQDSGQPSDRPVVFLLPGQGAQHPGMGHGWYRHLPVFRQVFDECAELLRPLLGLDLRQALHPAPHQDHPGAPTDVNRTGIAQPALFAVEYALARQWAAWGVRPAALLGHSIGEYVAAALAGVFTLPDALRVVAERGRLVEELPGGVMAAVMLSPEELAPYLAALAEPVEIAAVNEPAVCTVAGTRQAVRELTDALTADGVAHRRVTTSHAFHSVMMEPAVGPLTELLRGVELRRPQIPILSNRTGTWLRDDEATDPGYWGGHLRDTVRFADSLATVLAVGGHVFLETGPGQTLSAFARRHPDRETGVPVVASAARGRDSEADLTAVTAALGQLWAAGLPVDWAAYYAGRGRRRVPLPTYPFEGVRYWVEPGSTTLASTGGGRAPAVGKLPLDDWFTVPVWRPAVGSTDLPGEPDTEPVLLFADPAGVAERLAGFACAGEVLTVTPGAAYLRQGPDRWTVRPGSEEDHVQLIGDLVAEGRLPQRLLHAWSTAPLPPERGARRFERAQEHGLYSVIALVKALSKHGVVEPLRLDLVSAGAYAVGPGEPEPLAELVTLAVAAKVVGQEHGNITSRQFDLPAAPDDRSLRLLAEELRRTRRGEVATAVRGTTRWITDLAPVRADWSAPATSRLRDGGVYLITGGLGEIGSTVAGWLHRASGARLALLTRDPLPPRDSWDALVEQREATDETVLRIQRLRALEQAGAEPLLVHADVSDPDGLGVAVARVERHFGELNGVVHAAGLPSEQWDRAVTAASVEQCQWHFVSKAHGQMALERVLADRQVDFVLLLSSLAGVLGGLRLLGYGAANHFMDAAAERANRGLDRTVWISAAWDVWQHHQDEKRALSAIGRGMDDKAIQPEEGLEAIRRLLSLRDVSHVAVSTWDMAYRLDQWVRPDPAPGTDPGTAAVAGGAGSEELDDLAGQVLALVREALGSAEMPADADIFEYGGDSLLIVRLLSTVRSQFSAEVALADILGEPTPRVLAALVQARLDARAGRAPADGTAPDGDTHDEIGALASELAGLGAAEIERLLAEATEGKE; from the coding sequence GTGACTGACCGTTCCTACGCGAGTGAGCCGGACGGCCGGATCGCCGTCGTCGGCCTGGACTGCCGACTGCCGGGGGCCCGCAGCCACACCGAGTTCTGGCGGAACCTGCTGGCAGGCGCGGACGGCCTGAGCGACCTGGGGGAGGAGCAGCTGCGGGCCTCGGGCGTGACCGAGGCGGAGGCGGCCGACCCCCGCTACGTCCGGCGCGCGGCCGTGGTCGAGGACGCGGACCTGTTCGACGCCTCGTTCTTCTACCTCAGCGCCCGCGAGGCGGCGCGGATGGACCCGCAGCTGCGGCTGTTCCTCCAGTCCTCCTGGTCCGCGCTGGAGCACAGCGGCCACGACTCGGAGCGGTACCAGGGCCGGATCGGCGTCTTCGCGGGCTCGCTGACCAGCACCTACCTGCTGAACAACGTGCTGACCGGGGCCGAGGGCTTCAACGGCTCGCTGTCCCGGATGCGGCAGGACCCCGCCACGCTGATGGGCAACGACCCGAGCCACCTGGCCACCCGGGTCTCGTACCACCTGAACCTGACCGGTCCCAGCATCTCGGTGCAGACCGCCTGTTCGACCTCGCTGGTCGCGGTGCACCTGGCGGTGCAGAGCCTGCTGTCGGCGGAGTGCGACGTGGCCCTGGCCGGGGGCGTGGCGCTGCGCTTCCCGCAGCAGAGCGGCTACCTGCACGAGCCCGACGGCATCAGCTCGGCCTCCGGCACGGTCCGGCCGTTCGACGCCGGGGCGGACGGCACGGTGTTCGGCAACGGCGTCGGCGTGGTGGTGCTGAAGCGGCTCGCCGACGCGATCGCCGACGGGGACACGGTCTGGGCCGTGGTCCGCGGGTCGGCCGTCGGCAACGACGGGGCGGACCGGGCCGGTTACACCGCGCCGGGCGCCGCCGGACAGGCGGCGGTGCTGGCCGAGGCGCTGGCGGTGGCGGACGTCGAACCCGCGAGCGTCAGCTACCTGGAGGCGCACGGGACCGGCACCAGGCTCGGCGACCCGATCGAGCTGTCCGCCGTCGCGCGGGCCTACGGCGACACCGCGGAGCGGCCGCTCACCATCGGCTCGGTGAAGGGCAGCATCGGCCACCTGAGCACCGCCGCCGGGATCGCCGGGTTCATCAAGTGCGTGCTGATGCTGCACCACCGGACGCTGGTGCCGACCGCGCACTTCACCGAGTGGAACCCGGAGTGCCGGGCCGAGGGCGGCCGGTTCCGGGTCGGCGTCGCGGCCGAGCCGTGGACGGCCGGTCCGGGGCCGCTGCGCTGCGCGGTGACCTCGACCGGGATGGGCGGCACCACCGCGCACGTGGTGCTGGAGGAGGCACCACCGGCCGACCCGGCGGACCGACCGCTGCCGCCCGCCGCGCCGGTGCTGCTGCTGCCGGTGTCGGCCAAGTCCCCGGCCGCGCTGGAGACCGCCCGGGCGGCCCTGGCCGACTGGCTCGAAGCCGGGACGGCGGGTGACGGCGACGCGGGTGACGGCGACGCGGGTGACGGCGGCGCGGGTGACGGCGACTTCGGGTTCGAGGACGCCGCGCACACCCTCGCCGTCGCCCGCCGCACCTTCAACTACCGGGCCGTGGTCACCGCCCCGGACCGGGCCACGGCCGTCCGGGCGCTGCGCACCGCCGATCCCCGGTTCGTCCGGCAGGACTCCGGCCAGCCGAGCGACCGCCCGGTGGTGTTCCTGCTGCCCGGACAGGGCGCGCAGCACCCGGGGATGGGCCACGGCTGGTACCGGCACCTCCCGGTGTTCCGGCAGGTCTTCGACGAGTGCGCCGAACTGCTGCGGCCGCTCCTCGGCCTGGACCTGCGCCAGGCGCTGCACCCGGCGCCGCACCAGGACCACCCCGGCGCGCCGACCGACGTGAACCGGACCGGGATCGCCCAGCCGGCGCTGTTCGCGGTGGAGTACGCGCTCGCCCGGCAGTGGGCGGCCTGGGGCGTGCGCCCGGCCGCGCTGCTCGGGCACAGCATCGGCGAGTACGTCGCCGCCGCGCTGGCGGGGGTGTTCACCCTGCCGGACGCGCTGCGGGTGGTCGCCGAACGCGGGCGGCTGGTGGAGGAGCTGCCGGGCGGGGTGATGGCGGCGGTGATGCTCTCGCCCGAGGAACTGGCGCCCTACCTCGCCGCCCTGGCCGAGCCGGTGGAGATCGCCGCCGTCAACGAGCCCGCCGTGTGCACCGTCGCGGGCACCCGGCAGGCGGTCCGCGAGCTGACCGACGCGCTGACGGCCGACGGGGTCGCCCACCGCAGGGTCACCACCTCGCACGCCTTCCACTCGGTGATGATGGAACCCGCCGTCGGGCCGCTGACCGAGCTGCTGCGCGGGGTCGAGCTGCGCCGCCCGCAGATCCCGATCCTGTCCAACCGGACCGGCACCTGGCTGCGCGACGACGAGGCGACCGACCCCGGCTACTGGGGCGGCCACCTGCGGGACACCGTCCGCTTCGCCGACAGCCTGGCCACGGTGCTGGCCGTCGGCGGCCACGTCTTCCTGGAGACCGGGCCCGGCCAGACCCTGTCCGCCTTCGCCCGGCGGCACCCCGACCGGGAGACCGGCGTACCGGTGGTCGCCTCGGCCGCGCGCGGCCGGGACAGCGAGGCCGACCTCACCGCGGTCACCGCCGCGCTCGGCCAGCTGTGGGCGGCCGGGCTGCCGGTCGACTGGGCGGCCTACTACGCCGGACGCGGACGGCGCCGGGTACCGCTGCCCACCTACCCGTTCGAGGGCGTCCGCTACTGGGTCGAGCCCGGCTCGACCACACTGGCGAGCACCGGCGGCGGCCGGGCCCCGGCGGTGGGCAAGCTGCCGCTGGACGACTGGTTCACCGTGCCGGTGTGGCGTCCGGCGGTCGGCAGCACCGACCTTCCCGGTGAGCCGGACACCGAGCCGGTGCTGCTGTTCGCCGACCCGGCCGGGGTGGCCGAGCGGCTGGCCGGGTTCGCCTGCGCCGGGGAGGTGCTGACGGTCACCCCGGGCGCGGCGTACCTGCGCCAGGGCCCGGACCGGTGGACGGTGCGCCCCGGCTCCGAGGAGGACCACGTCCAGCTGATCGGGGACCTGGTCGCCGAGGGCAGGCTGCCGCAGCGGCTGCTGCACGCCTGGTCCACCGCCCCGCTGCCGCCCGAGCGCGGCGCGCGGCGCTTCGAGCGGGCCCAGGAGCACGGCCTGTACAGCGTGATCGCCCTGGTCAAGGCGCTCAGCAAGCACGGTGTGGTGGAGCCGCTGCGGCTGGACCTGGTCAGCGCCGGGGCCTACGCGGTCGGCCCCGGCGAGCCGGAGCCGCTGGCCGAGCTGGTCACCCTCGCGGTCGCGGCCAAGGTCGTCGGCCAGGAGCACGGCAACATCACCTCCCGGCAGTTCGACCTGCCGGCCGCGCCGGACGACCGCTCGCTGCGGCTGCTCGCCGAGGAACTGCGGCGCACCCGCCGCGGCGAGGTCGCCACCGCCGTACGCGGCACCACCCGCTGGATCACCGACCTGGCGCCGGTGCGCGCGGACTGGTCCGCCCCGGCCACCAGTCGGCTGCGCGACGGCGGGGTGTACCTGATCACCGGCGGGCTCGGCGAGATCGGCAGCACCGTCGCCGGCTGGCTGCACCGCGCGAGCGGCGCCCGACTGGCCCTGCTCACCCGCGATCCGCTGCCGCCGCGCGACAGCTGGGACGCGCTGGTCGAGCAGCGCGAGGCCACCGACGAGACGGTGCTGCGGATCCAGCGGCTGCGCGCGCTGGAACAGGCCGGGGCGGAGCCGCTGCTGGTCCACGCGGACGTGTCGGACCCGGACGGGCTGGGCGTCGCGGTGGCGCGGGTGGAGCGGCACTTCGGCGAGCTGAACGGCGTGGTCCACGCCGCCGGACTGCCCAGCGAGCAGTGGGACCGCGCGGTCACCGCCGCCTCCGTCGAGCAGTGCCAGTGGCACTTCGTCTCCAAGGCGCACGGCCAGATGGCACTGGAGCGGGTGCTGGCGGACCGCCAGGTCGACTTCGTCCTGCTGCTCTCCTCGCTCGCGGGGGTGCTCGGCGGGCTGCGGCTGCTGGGCTACGGCGCGGCCAACCACTTCATGGACGCCGCCGCCGAACGGGCCAACCGGGGCCTTGACCGCACCGTGTGGATAAGCGCGGCCTGGGACGTCTGGCAGCACCACCAGGACGAGAAGCGGGCGCTGTCCGCGATCGGCCGGGGCATGGACGACAAGGCGATCCAGCCGGAGGAGGGCCTGGAGGCGATCCGGCGGCTGCTCAGCCTCCGCGACGTCTCCCATGTCGCGGTCTCCACCTGGGACATGGCGTACCGGCTGGACCAGTGGGTGCGGCCGGACCCGGCCCCCGGCACCGACCCGGGGACCGCCGCTGTCGCCGGGGGCGCCGGCAGCGAGGAACTGGACGACCTGGCCGGGCAGGTACTGGCGCTGGTGCGCGAGGCCCTGGGCAGCGCCGAGATGCCCGCCGACGCGGACATCTTCGAGTACGGCGGCGACTCGCTGCTGATCGTCCGGCTGCTGTCGACGGTACGCAGCCAGTTCAGCGCCGAGGTCGCGCTCGCGGACATCCTCGGCGAGCCCACCCCCCGGGTGCTGGCCGCCCTGGTCCAGGCCCGCCTGGATGCCCGCGCGGGCCGGGCCCCGGCGGACGGCACGGCGCCGGACGGCGACACACACGACGAGATCGGGGCGCTCGCCTCGGAACTGGCCGGACTCGGCGCGGCGGAGATCGAACGCCTGCTGGCCGAGGCCACTGAGGGAAAGGAGTAA